Proteins from a single region of Salvelinus fontinalis isolate EN_2023a unplaced genomic scaffold, ASM2944872v1 scaffold_0144, whole genome shotgun sequence:
- the LOC129843490 gene encoding zinc finger protein OZF-like: protein MSRKRDKLLDGLEQSLYTLTKDNLCYLCVRCGIGSKDRFKGKENSERTLRRQIMEEIWENEDSKSWLLQLKEDIRGVQEDARHVTMSSSASSSVSSSPSQSDGDGDAADCHEAGKPRQLEVTQRTHTGQNPYSCNQCGKTFTQSGSLATHLRTHTGEKPHSCDVCGKTFNVAFNLNRHQRIHTGEKPYSCEKCGKSFSQLGLLASHRRSHTGEKPYVCDQCGQSFVNPGSLSKHKRKLHAGEKPYSCADCGKSFFESHTLANHRRTHTGEKPYSCDLCGKSFALSGTLIKHKLTHTGEKPYCCDQCGKSFRESGRLKVHQRMHTGEKPYGCDQCGKKFGHSQHLKEHLRTHTGEKPFSCAQCERKFTQPQHLKSHMRTHTGEKPFVCDQCEKRFAHSQQFKAHMRMHTGEKPHICDQCEKKFAHSQHLKDHMRTHTGEKPYICGECGKSFARTGTLKVHQKSHAAGEVCTDLPPQQQFQNPQINLNSPK from the coding sequence ATGAGTCGAAAGAGGGACAAGCTGTTGGATGGACTGGAACAGAGTTTATACACTCTAACCAAGGACAACTTATGTTACCTGTGCGTTCGTTGTGGAATAGGCTCCAAGGATAGGTTCAAAGGTAAAGAAAACAGTGAACGCACGCTGCGGCGTCAAATCATGGAGGAAATCTGGGAAAATGAGGATTCAAAGTCTTGGTTACTCCAACTGAAAGAGGACATCCGAGGTGTACAGGAGGATGCTAGACATGTAACCATGAGCTCCAGTGCATCGAGCAGCGTGTCCTCGAGTCCCAGCCAGTCTGATGGTGATGGGGACGCTGCAGACTGCCATGAAGCTGGGAAGCCTCGACAGTTGGAAGTGACTCAgcgaacacacactggacagaatCCTTACAGCTGTAATCAGTGTGGGAAGACATTCACTCAGTCAGGAAGCCTGGCAACTcatctgagaacacacactggagagaaacctcatagctgtgatGTATGTGGGAAGACTTTTAACGTAGCCTTCAATCTGAACCGACACCAGCgaatacacactggagagaaaccctacagctgtgagaagtgtgggaagagcttttcTCAGTTAGGACTACTGGCCAGCCACCGTCGTTCGCACACAGGTGAGAAACCGTATGTCTGTGATCAGTGTGGGCAGAGCTTTGTCAATCCGGGATCCCTGTCAAAGCACAAGCGAAAACTACAtgcaggagagaagccttatagctgtgcggattgtgggaagagtttcttTGAATCACATACCCTGGCTAACCATCggcggacacacacaggagagaagccttatagctgtgatctatGTGGGAAAAGTTTCGCTCTGTCAGGAACCCTGATTAAACATAAGCTGACtcatacaggagagaaaccgtactGTTGTGaccagtgtgggaagagcttccgTGAATCAGGAAGGTTGAAAGTTCACCAGAGAatgcacactggagagaaaccttatggctgtgatcaatgtgggaagaaatTTGGTCATTCGCAACACCTGAAAGAACACCTGCGAacgcacacaggagagaagccattTAGCTGTGCTCAGTGTGAGAGGAAATTCACTCAACCACAACACCTGAAATCACAcatgagaacacacactggagagaagccgtTTGTCTGTGATCAGTGTGAGAAGAGATTCGCTCATTCACAACAATTCAAAGCACACATGCGAatgcacactggagagaaacctcataTCTGCGATCAGTGTGAGAAGAAATTTGCTCATTCACAACACTTGAAGGATCACAtgcgaacacacacaggagagaagccatacATCTGTGGAGAGTGTGGAAAGAGCTTTGCTAGAACAGGAACATTGAAAGTGCACCAGAAATCACACGCAGCAGGTGAAGTGTGTACAGATCTGCCTCCCCAGCAGCAGTTCCAGAACCCTCAAATAAATCTGAACAGCCCAAAGTAA
- the LOC129843492 gene encoding zinc finger protein 625-like isoform X1 gives MSTLSYSPPAKENEVCSTEKETPGLNIYVKEEEFTVKEEDVEEAITVKEEQDVTMKEEDASTLKDEEDVTVKEEEEAFRVKEEGDEQKEEGAVFVVKEEEVVTVTVKEEEQLFEMKEDGEITVTLEEEEEDETGDLMNTSRQVTLPRDILLPGERLDFHSDSGKSPSGEQDPEMSKPARRHHCSQCGKSFSRLGSLKSHERIHTGEKPYHCTQCGNRFTSLGTLKDHVRKHTGEKPHQCSQCEKSFPRLWDLKSHERTHTGEKPYPCSQCGKSFSTSGSLKNHEQTHSVEKMFCCSHCEKSFRNLQYLKRHEKRHTREKTFHCSHCGMKFTLFQQLKKHERIHSGEKRYECSQCGKIFTQLGHLKDHEVTHTGEKPYHCSQCGKEYNTSNGLKVHERTHILLPHLSHIFD, from the exons ATGAGCACACTAAGCTACTCTCCCCCTGCTAAAGAAAATGAGGTCTGTTCGACGGAGAAAGAAACTCCAGGGCTGAACATTTACGTGAAAGAAGAAGAATTTACTGTAAAAGAAGAGGACGTGGAGGAAGCTATCACAGTGAAAGAAGAACAGGATGTTACAATGAAGGAAGAGGACGCTTCAacattgaaagatgaagaggatgttacagtgaaagaagaggaagaagctttcagagtgaaagaggagggggatgaacagAAAGAGGAGGGTGCCGTGTTtgtagtgaaagaggaggaggtggtgactgtcacagtgaaagaagaagagcaACTTTTTGAAATGAAGGAAGatggggagattactgtcacattggaggaggaggaggaagacgagaCTGGAGATCTGATGAACACCA gtaggcaagttacACTTCCTCGGGATatacttctgccag gagagagactagacttTCATTCTGACAGCGGGAAGAGTCCTTCAGGGGAACAAGACCCTGAGATGTCCAAACCAGCAAGACgacaccactgctcccagtgtggaaagagtttttctAGGTTAGGAAGCCTGAAATCACATgaaagaatacacacaggagagaagccttaccactgcactCAATGTGGAAATAGATTTACCTCTTTAGGGACCCTGAAAGATCATGTAAGaaaacatacaggagagaagccccaCCAATGCTCCCAGTGTGAAAAGAGTTTCCCCCGGTTATGGGACCTGAAATcacatgagaggacacacacaggagagaagccttacccctgctcccagtgtggaaagagtttttccACATCAGGGTCCCTGAAAAACCATGAGCAAACACATTCCGTAGAAAAGATGTTCTGCTGTTCACATTGTGAAAAGAGTTTTAGGAATTTACAGTACTTGAAAAGGCATGAGAAAAGACATACACGGGAGAAGACATTTCACTGCTCCCACTGTGGAATGAAATTTACCTTGTTTCAGCAACTGAAAAAGCATGAAAGAATCCACAGCGGAGAGAAACGTTATGAATGCTCCCAGTGTGGGAAGATATTTACCCAGTTAGGGCACCTGAAAGACCATGAGgtaacacacacaggggagaagccgtaccactgttcccagtgtggaaaggaaTATAACACATCAAATGGACTTAAAGTTCATGAGAGAACACACATACTGCTCCCACACTTGTCTCATATTTTTGACTGA
- the LOC129843492 gene encoding zinc finger protein 771-like isoform X2, whose product MSTLSYSPPAKENEVCSTEKETPGLNIYVKEEEFTVKEEDVEEAITVKEEQDVTMKEEDASTLKDEEDVTVKEEEEAFRVKEEGDEQKEEGAVFVVKEEEVVTVTVKEEEQLFEMKEDGEITVTLEEEEEDETGDLMNTRERLDFHSDSGKSPSGEQDPEMSKPARRHHCSQCGKSFSRLGSLKSHERIHTGEKPYHCTQCGNRFTSLGTLKDHVRKHTGEKPHQCSQCEKSFPRLWDLKSHERTHTGEKPYPCSQCGKSFSTSGSLKNHEQTHSVEKMFCCSHCEKSFRNLQYLKRHEKRHTREKTFHCSHCGMKFTLFQQLKKHERIHSGEKRYECSQCGKIFTQLGHLKDHEVTHTGEKPYHCSQCGKEYNTSNGLKVHERTHILLPHLSHIFD is encoded by the exons ATGAGCACACTAAGCTACTCTCCCCCTGCTAAAGAAAATGAGGTCTGTTCGACGGAGAAAGAAACTCCAGGGCTGAACATTTACGTGAAAGAAGAAGAATTTACTGTAAAAGAAGAGGACGTGGAGGAAGCTATCACAGTGAAAGAAGAACAGGATGTTACAATGAAGGAAGAGGACGCTTCAacattgaaagatgaagaggatgttacagtgaaagaagaggaagaagctttcagagtgaaagaggagggggatgaacagAAAGAGGAGGGTGCCGTGTTtgtagtgaaagaggaggaggtggtgactgtcacagtgaaagaagaagagcaACTTTTTGAAATGAAGGAAGatggggagattactgtcacattggaggaggaggaggaagacgagaCTGGAGATCTGATGAACACCA gagagagactagacttTCATTCTGACAGCGGGAAGAGTCCTTCAGGGGAACAAGACCCTGAGATGTCCAAACCAGCAAGACgacaccactgctcccagtgtggaaagagtttttctAGGTTAGGAAGCCTGAAATCACATgaaagaatacacacaggagagaagccttaccactgcactCAATGTGGAAATAGATTTACCTCTTTAGGGACCCTGAAAGATCATGTAAGaaaacatacaggagagaagccccaCCAATGCTCCCAGTGTGAAAAGAGTTTCCCCCGGTTATGGGACCTGAAATcacatgagaggacacacacaggagagaagccttacccctgctcccagtgtggaaagagtttttccACATCAGGGTCCCTGAAAAACCATGAGCAAACACATTCCGTAGAAAAGATGTTCTGCTGTTCACATTGTGAAAAGAGTTTTAGGAATTTACAGTACTTGAAAAGGCATGAGAAAAGACATACACGGGAGAAGACATTTCACTGCTCCCACTGTGGAATGAAATTTACCTTGTTTCAGCAACTGAAAAAGCATGAAAGAATCCACAGCGGAGAGAAACGTTATGAATGCTCCCAGTGTGGGAAGATATTTACCCAGTTAGGGCACCTGAAAGACCATGAGgtaacacacacaggggagaagccgtaccactgttcccagtgtggaaaggaaTATAACACATCAAATGGACTTAAAGTTCATGAGAGAACACACATACTGCTCCCACACTTGTCTCATATTTTTGACTGA